The genomic window ATAAAAGCCTTCAGAGAGAAGGCGAACAACTCATTCTATAACAGGGTCAAAGCCCTGTATGCCTGGTATATTTCGAATCTCTAAATCAATAATGGGGAGGCCGTTCCTCAGAAGCATCAGCTGAGGCACGGTTCATCTTCCTCTCATCCATATCCTTAAGTTTATCTTCAAGGCTTGCTATTTTAAGCTGCATTATCTCTATAAGACGATCTTTCTTCATAAGCTGAAGACTCATCTGCTGTATACTGTCCTCAAGATACATTATCCGGCTGTCCAGATTGATCATCTTGTCATCAT from Oceanispirochaeta sp. M1 includes these protein-coding regions:
- a CDS encoding SlyX family protein; translation: MDNEHDDKMINLDSRIMYLEDSIQQMSLQLMKKDRLIEIMQLKIASLEDKLKDMDERKMNRASADASEERPPHY